CGCCGCGCCGCCGCCAATCCGAGGGGCATGCAGGGCTACGCGGCAGGACGATAGTTCGAAGAGCAACAAAGAGATGACCTGGTCGATCATCGCGCGCGATCCCCTCACCGGCCAAATCGGCATCGCGGTTGCGACCAGGTTTTTCGCGGTCGGCGCGCGCGTTCCGCATATCGCCCCCGGCATCGGCGGTATTGCGACGCAGGCGCTGGTCAATCCCTATTACGGCATCGACGGCGTGAAACTGCTGCGCGAAGGAAGCTCGCCCCGCGAGGTGGTGGACACGCTGATTGCCACCGACAGCGGCCGCGAGGCCCGGCAGCTTCATGTCATGGATATCAAGGGCCGGATCGCAGCGCATACCGGAGCCGAATGCGTCGACTGGTGCGGACATATTCAGGGTAACGGCTTCTCCCTCGCCGGTAACATGCTGGCGGGCGCCGCCGTGCTCGACGATACCGCGAAAACCTTTATCACCAATGCCAACCTGCCCTTTGCGCAACGGCTGATCGTGGCCATGAAGGCCGGCGAAGCCGCCGGCGGCGACAAGCGCGGCAAGCAATCGGCCGCGCTGGTGATCCAGGGCGAGGAGGAATGGTCCGATCTCGACCTGCGCGTCGACGACCATACCGATCCACTTGCCGAACTCGAGCGGCTGGAACAGGTCAGCCGCGAACGCTGGGTGCATTTCCGCCCGTTCCTGCCGACGCGCAGCAATCCGGCAGGAATCACCGACCGTGCCGTCATCGACGCCACTATCGAGGCGGCCATGGCGCGAAAGACATGACGGCTGGCCCGCTGATCGAAATCGAGGGCCTGCGCGTGGTCTTCCACGGCGACGACGGCCGCACAACGCACGCGGTCGACAGTGTCGATCTAAGCGTGGCCAATGGCGCGACGCTCGGACTGGTCGGCGAATCCGGCTGCGGCAAGAGCGTGACGTCGCTCGCCATCATGGGCTTGTTGTCAAAGCACTCCGCCGAGGTCTCCGGTTCGATCCGCTTCGACGGATTCGATCTGCTCGATGTCCCCGACGAGACGCT
This portion of the Bradyrhizobium sp. AZCC 2262 genome encodes:
- a CDS encoding DUF1028 domain-containing protein, which produces MTWSIIARDPLTGQIGIAVATRFFAVGARVPHIAPGIGGIATQALVNPYYGIDGVKLLREGSSPREVVDTLIATDSGREARQLHVMDIKGRIAAHTGAECVDWCGHIQGNGFSLAGNMLAGAAVLDDTAKTFITNANLPFAQRLIVAMKAGEAAGGDKRGKQSAALVIQGEEEWSDLDLRVDDHTDPLAELERLEQVSRERWVHFRPFLPTRSNPAGITDRAVIDATIEAAMARKT